TGTATCAGGAAATATTTGAAGACTTATGATGAGTACATATTAATTTAAAGAAGGAAATATTTGAAGACCTATGATGCCTGCATATTAATTTTAAAATTCAGTGAACCTCTTGTGCTATCTTGTCCTTATATCACTAAACTAACAAAACCCCCTGTAACAGCCACTTTAAAATATTATTCTTCCCCATTTTTAATGATTGCAACCTTATTTTATAAACACTTCAGgatatgaaatatgaaataacAGCTagagataaaaaaaataaaattccaAAAACAATAACCGGGCACATCCAATTACTAATTAAGGTTAATTACATTGTATTTGTATTAACTTTTAACCGGAGTGTTAAAGTTTAATTACATGGACACACATCGGAGGTGTAAATGTCTAATGAAATCAAATGATATATGTTAGAACGTCATCAATTATTATGCATGGAGTTTGAAACTACTCATGCCAGACTCTATTTTTCAGCCTCAAAAATAGTACCAGCACAATCTCGAGATTCTTGCGCTCTAGACTCGTAAGAGGTATTCCGGTTACAAGGGATgagttgaaatttgaagaaacgCTGATTTATATGGTACGTTTTCCATCTTTGCAACTTTCTTTAATTTCTTTAAGGGATAGAAAACAACACACAAAATGGAGAAAAATCATAAAAGATCTAAATTTTATTAATAATATACTCAACAAAGAGTATACAGAGTACAAAATACTAAATAACATGCCAAAAATAAATCAACATCAAAACTAATGCTAATCCACTCCCAACAGTCACTCCAGCACACTAACCCATCTACCATCCTCCCACTCTAGATGAGGACGCATGTCGAAAAACTCATTGAAGCTAACTTCGTCATACATTTCAAAACGAATCTCATAATAACCATCAGACCTTAGAACATCAACCACCCTACCAACCCACCAACCGTCATTGACAAACACATCAACAATATCATCTAGCTCATACTCTGACGTCCCAATAAAGGGAGGGATAGGACGTATGTTTGTTGCAGCAACAACACTCCTTAGAAAGAAGATTCCATTGGCAGATAACAAGTGGTGAAATTGAACATAGAGACGACCATCCTGCAAAACTAGAAGAATGGTAGCAACGAAAAAAGAACCTACAAAACCAACTTGCGGAAACATTACCTCCACCATGTCACCAATGTTAAAGAAATGTGCCATAATAGAAATGTGTGTGTAAGTCTGATTATTAATAGCCTTAGCAGATGACAACAGAAAGAAAGAAACAAGCAATGAAGTGGAATGTAAGTAGAAAAACAGGGGGATAATATATATATAATGGTACAAAAAAAGAATAAACAAGGCAGCTCAGATATTGAACAGActattattaattaaaaaataaatggACATACACTCATGAAAAAAAACCATAAACATTGAGAAGACAaatcaacataataataaaactaaaattacattaacaaaaaaaaggaaaaacgttACTAACACATTACAATTTACAAAAAAATTAACCAAACATTAATGACTAATACAAACTGGAGAACAGTTACGAAAACAAAACACATCAAAGAAAAAATAATAAACAACTCAATTAAGATAGCAATGATAGCATAACAAGATTGAAAGAGAGTAGAAAGAAACAAAAAGCCAagaaaataataaattatttcataatgAGTGCACTTAATACCATAAAGACAGCCATAAAAGACAATAACAATACCAATAGACAAACTTAAACAGCTAAACTAGAGAAGTCAAAAAGACAAcacataagaaaaaaaaaaacaaaataaataccAAACTCTTCGAGCACCATAACAGACATATTAAAGTGCTAAATCACAAAATTAAACCACAAAATTAATGGCCAATGGCCAAGCACAAATAACAtcaaaatataaatataaatataaatgacAAATGATTATATCTATATCACACAGATATTACAACACTAACACAAAGAAAAACAAGTATCAAATCAAATAGCAAAAGAAAAGATGGCCCCAATTACCGTTAATATTGCTGCAATGGTTCCATCAAAATCACGCTACCAAATTACCGCCCGTGTAACAAGAATGTGGAACGTCACCTTGAAGCCGAATGAAAGTCCACTATCACTAGATATGATTTTGCTAGATGCAGAGGTACtcccattaaaaaaaaaaaaactatgcgt
This sequence is a window from Silene latifolia isolate original U9 population unplaced genomic scaffold, ASM4854445v1 scaffold_168, whole genome shotgun sequence. Protein-coding genes within it:
- the LOC141638065 gene encoding protein AGENET DOMAIN (AGD)-CONTAINING P1-like, translated to MAHFFNIGDMVEVMFPQVGFVGSFFVATILLVLQDGRLYVQFHHLLSANGIFFLRSVVAATNIRPIPPFIGTSEYELDDIVDVFVNDGWWVGRVVDVLRSDGYYEIRFEMYDEVSFNEFFDMRPHLEWEDGRWVSVLE